Proteins found in one Pseudomonas mosselii genomic segment:
- a CDS encoding BCCT family transporter, with translation MSSASLTKPPAERVRVNRVVFYTSALMILVLTALLIAVPEAAGQALGVAQKWLTRTFGWYYMLVICGYLLFVVYLAFSDFGKLKLGGKDDTPDFSYGAWAGMLFSSGIGISLLYFGASEPLDHYFNPPEGTPASLEAARQGLQLTFLHWGLHGWAIYALVGLAVGYFAYRHNQPLALRSALYPLVGERWVKGGAGHAVDIFGMFVTLLGLVTNLGIGSMQVASGLEYLFGMDHSKTNLLVVILVMAGVATVAAVSGVENGIRRLSNLNILLFSGLLIFVLLAGNTLHLLNGFVQNIGDYLNGVVLKTFDLYVYEGDNDKSERWLGLWTVFYWAWWISWGPFVGMFIARISKGRTVRQLVSGVLLIPLGFTLAWLSIFGNTALDLVINQGAVELGKTALEQPSMSIYQLLEFFPAAKIVIGVAVFVGFVLFLTPADSGAVMMANLSCKGGKVDEDAPHWMVVFWSVVITLVTIGLLFAGNFEAMQTMVVLAGLPFSVVLVLFMFGLMKAMKQDVAVESERAELAARGRRGFSERLSQLDLQPTQAVVQRFMDKQVSPALKEAAEQLRTLGFEVETRVGQSRNMMGLRVMMEEGNPFVYEASLDGYMAAPSEAPVEGEPEVRQRFYRAEVYLHDGSQEYDLMGFTREQIVRDVLDQFESHRQLLGRVYS, from the coding sequence ATGAGTTCTGCCTCCCTGACAAAGCCTCCCGCCGAGCGGGTACGGGTCAACCGCGTGGTGTTCTACACCTCTGCGCTGATGATCCTCGTTCTGACTGCCCTGCTGATTGCTGTACCCGAAGCCGCCGGCCAGGCGCTGGGCGTTGCCCAGAAATGGCTGACCCGTACCTTCGGCTGGTACTACATGCTGGTGATCTGCGGTTACCTGCTGTTCGTCGTCTACCTGGCCTTCTCCGATTTCGGCAAGCTCAAGCTTGGCGGCAAGGACGACACCCCCGACTTCAGCTACGGCGCCTGGGCCGGGATGCTGTTCTCCTCGGGCATCGGTATCTCGCTGCTGTACTTCGGCGCCTCCGAGCCGCTGGACCACTACTTCAACCCACCCGAGGGCACCCCGGCCAGCCTCGAGGCCGCGCGCCAGGGCCTGCAGCTGACTTTCCTGCACTGGGGCCTGCACGGCTGGGCAATCTACGCCCTGGTGGGGCTTGCCGTGGGTTACTTCGCCTACCGTCACAACCAGCCGCTGGCACTGCGCTCGGCGCTTTATCCGCTGGTCGGTGAGCGTTGGGTCAAGGGTGGCGCCGGCCATGCCGTGGACATCTTCGGCATGTTCGTCACCCTGCTGGGCCTGGTGACCAACCTCGGTATCGGTTCGATGCAGGTGGCTTCGGGCCTGGAGTACCTGTTCGGCATGGACCACAGCAAGACCAACCTGCTGGTGGTGATCCTGGTCATGGCGGGCGTTGCCACCGTGGCCGCGGTGTCGGGCGTGGAGAACGGTATCCGTCGCCTGTCCAACCTGAATATCCTGCTGTTCAGCGGCCTGCTGATCTTCGTGCTGCTGGCCGGCAACACCCTGCACCTGCTCAACGGCTTCGTGCAGAACATCGGCGACTACCTCAACGGTGTCGTGCTGAAGACCTTCGACCTGTATGTCTATGAAGGCGACAACGACAAGTCCGAGCGCTGGCTGGGCCTGTGGACCGTGTTCTACTGGGCCTGGTGGATCTCCTGGGGCCCGTTCGTCGGCATGTTCATTGCCCGTATCTCCAAGGGCCGTACCGTGCGCCAGCTGGTCAGCGGCGTGCTGCTGATTCCTCTGGGCTTCACCCTGGCCTGGCTGTCGATCTTCGGTAACACCGCATTGGACCTGGTGATCAACCAGGGTGCGGTGGAGCTGGGCAAGACGGCGCTCGAACAGCCGTCGATGTCGATCTACCAGCTGCTGGAGTTCTTCCCGGCCGCCAAGATTGTCATCGGTGTAGCCGTGTTCGTCGGCTTCGTGCTGTTCCTGACTCCCGCCGACTCCGGCGCGGTGATGATGGCCAACCTGTCGTGCAAAGGCGGCAAGGTCGACGAGGACGCCCCGCACTGGATGGTGGTGTTCTGGTCGGTGGTCATCACCCTGGTCACCATCGGCTTGCTGTTCGCCGGTAACTTCGAGGCCATGCAGACCATGGTGGTACTGGCCGGCCTGCCGTTCTCGGTGGTCCTGGTGCTGTTCATGTTCGGCCTCATGAAGGCCATGAAGCAGGACGTCGCGGTCGAGAGCGAGCGCGCCGAGCTGGCCGCCCGTGGCCGTCGCGGCTTCAGCGAGCGCCTGAGCCAGTTGGACCTGCAACCGACCCAGGCCGTGGTCCAGCGTTTCATGGACAAGCAGGTCAGCCCGGCGCTGAAAGAGGCCGCCGAGCAGCTTCGCACCCTGGGCTTCGAGGTCGAGACCCGTGTAGGCCAGTCACGCAACATGATGGGCCTGCGGGTGATGATGGAAGAGGGTAACCCCTTCGTCTACGAAGCCAGCCTGGACGGTTACATGGCCGCGCCGAGCGAGGCGCCGGTCGAGGGCGAGCCGGAAGTGCGTCAGCGCTTCTACCGTGCCGAGGTGTACCTGCACGATGGCAGCCAGGAGTACGACCTGATGGGCTTCACCCGCGAGCAGATCGTGCGTGACGTGCTGGATCAGTTCGAGAGCCACCGTCAGCTGCTGGGGCGTGTTTACAGCTGA
- a CDS encoding dermonecrotic toxin domain-containing protein, with translation MTTPSTPLFDFKGAAARQFANRPTLRQVASTQVLSLLLEHLPWLASVTPALTDADPLMLDSPVPGTNYYTTDSLVDLVLQAMVAEQPMNLEALEGRHHNLGLVATHRFAGSRSEFDTRRLSGVTDAFNGLLARLPELFCQAQLDYWQGRGSAGKSRDRWLQLLLKMALLSNLPAQGLDAKAQACVRGLIEGGAEQPATFVVQARLGWDDQVFTVVQPGLLVVGEWDEAQVVLWCRPSTQVTAFASLEAFGLALRDALALAHSFDTLNWERHALEGNVFAQQSALLLARMCEHIAQLRLRGLSVARMEALFAQLSDPAQWLLGGYFHDDGVQAKLPPGLSSASASDSFAAQEALLSMALAQAQAEGGSALDGVQDLQTYARERLREQLLADYPVEANYFPDDLLLSLATAEGIPGGAGSGAGGGEPLADRGEVSLTAFAIGNLSSLGAAVIKGIRHRTGQLIMPWLTVDYLKGVVQRVDIGGKYPRYVATTLGDPSSRAQRTRHFAREWRQGLLFSALLAKLDGKVSDAGLQHVVDFCQGHLDPESPSSVLAPLAFKRRPDATHSDLVQAMYVLFCAQPSRVLLYRPLYAKDTLLEYASLEAMMAAIRASTELQQSLVAWMNPTARSIYDHDGFKEPHIGSIGIDPYNLPEKPAPAELASCHWATGVDEKLYAANQALRVALADAQSTSTAESRWALLGQGAWLLFDVASLALRGPVASAAWLVQTLSALDSDLEAVAHSDYFNRDAATVDLIITTGMTLLHAHLPKAPHADAQPLPGAAAFTQAPAQDGRYQALKVVPSQGRVTSPGPLAWPEPVVGDAAVVDFSWRGNQGFNDLPPSRRKALMAMRSNVALAGEQPQASGVYRVAGQDCVPMLGEVFAVSASDDGIRVVDPAGGHGPYLSYEAGAWRVDTRLRLRGGMPKASLEKQFNRMLTQIDRLTLESNQAAGVLKPTLDEALVLQRKHDQLCVLEAAERKRRLDAEMTGDTCFDKVGSDRLMTSYQARLAELNTALKAKRLEALSALEAVMAPDRKQIAQIKVMLEPKYGRYRQHGAGALLDGQLNLLTQSTIRNADFALTELYTLADYAHISEMRKQFRGKYLFEVAEHYRQFRNELIDLCEINERVLALHGELDVLLLGVPDTLNVSATTTARSVAQLIMGRRFTTIDLRFQHVLNLAEAALRLESRSMPRRLLRFQRGLVNPALNRASSAHGDSLKANLSAADRISILQEAWDVYTAAIVHSLHIEPQAGELLDPVMLRRYRAHMILLKEDAGRRLVDAIAEQDGAPTSSGRVPYPVAQEPKRIIRNDDGQLLIATEVDHEGRVVLEVRQSITDKVLQVFERKGDAWVERVEDAPAPSVQPGPSIDVAAQVKALLADHQDLLDAAQAYVQDDVSGALLDRLLSEQVKVLEQALAGFAEQGAQATATAPLRKALEALKTYRVEQLTLLYGKTPYPTAKGLRFLHEQQLIKVEYVRRESSVNTSPFDEFKIVRLNAPAGSKGRPLWAAHFHLPSQAANLADFTHAHLKLWSQRLLGRQYEAASGQRVHRGRLEQADVQGIIPLT, from the coding sequence ATGACGACACCTTCGACACCCCTGTTCGATTTCAAGGGCGCTGCCGCCCGGCAGTTCGCCAACCGTCCGACCCTGCGCCAGGTGGCCAGCACGCAGGTGCTGAGCCTGCTGCTCGAACACTTGCCATGGCTGGCGTCGGTCACCCCGGCGCTGACCGACGCCGACCCGCTGATGCTCGACAGCCCTGTGCCCGGCACCAACTACTACACCACCGACAGCTTGGTCGACCTGGTGTTGCAGGCCATGGTCGCGGAGCAGCCCATGAACCTGGAAGCGCTCGAAGGGCGCCACCACAACCTCGGGCTGGTGGCGACCCACCGCTTCGCCGGCTCGCGCAGCGAGTTCGATACCCGCCGCCTGAGCGGGGTGACGGACGCCTTCAACGGGTTGCTGGCGCGCTTGCCCGAGCTCTTCTGCCAAGCGCAGCTGGACTATTGGCAGGGCCGGGGCAGCGCTGGCAAGAGCCGCGACCGGTGGCTGCAGTTGCTGTTGAAGATGGCGCTGCTGAGCAACCTGCCTGCGCAGGGGCTCGATGCCAAGGCGCAGGCGTGCGTGCGTGGCCTGATCGAGGGCGGTGCCGAGCAGCCGGCGACGTTCGTCGTGCAGGCCAGGCTGGGCTGGGATGACCAGGTGTTCACGGTCGTGCAACCCGGCCTGTTGGTGGTGGGCGAATGGGACGAAGCGCAGGTGGTGCTGTGGTGCAGGCCGTCGACCCAGGTCACGGCCTTCGCGTCGCTTGAGGCGTTTGGCCTGGCCCTGCGCGATGCGTTGGCGCTCGCGCACAGCTTCGACACGCTGAACTGGGAGCGCCATGCGCTCGAGGGCAACGTGTTCGCGCAGCAGAGTGCGCTGCTGCTGGCGAGGATGTGCGAGCACATCGCTCAGTTGCGTCTGCGTGGCCTCTCGGTGGCACGGATGGAGGCCCTGTTCGCGCAGTTGAGCGACCCCGCGCAGTGGCTACTTGGCGGCTACTTCCACGACGATGGCGTTCAGGCCAAACTCCCGCCAGGCCTGTCCAGCGCCTCGGCCAGCGACAGCTTCGCAGCCCAGGAAGCCCTGTTGAGTATGGCCTTGGCCCAAGCGCAGGCCGAAGGGGGCTCGGCGCTCGATGGCGTCCAGGACCTGCAGACCTACGCGCGCGAACGCTTGCGCGAACAGTTGCTGGCGGACTATCCGGTAGAAGCGAACTATTTTCCTGACGACCTGTTGCTGTCGCTCGCCACCGCCGAGGGCATTCCGGGTGGCGCGGGAAGCGGCGCAGGCGGGGGGGAGCCGTTGGCCGACAGGGGCGAGGTAAGCCTGACCGCCTTCGCCATCGGCAACCTCAGTTCACTGGGCGCGGCGGTCATCAAGGGCATACGGCACCGCACTGGACAATTGATCATGCCGTGGCTGACGGTCGACTACCTCAAGGGCGTGGTCCAGCGCGTCGACATCGGAGGCAAATACCCTCGCTACGTGGCGACCACCCTGGGTGACCCGTCAAGCCGGGCGCAGCGTACCCGGCACTTCGCCCGGGAGTGGCGCCAGGGGCTGTTATTCAGTGCCCTGCTGGCCAAGCTCGATGGCAAGGTTTCCGATGCCGGGCTGCAACACGTCGTCGATTTCTGCCAAGGCCACCTGGATCCTGAGTCACCCAGTAGCGTGCTGGCGCCCCTGGCCTTCAAGCGCCGTCCCGACGCCACGCATTCCGACCTGGTCCAGGCCATGTACGTATTGTTCTGTGCGCAGCCCTCGCGGGTGTTGCTGTACCGTCCGCTCTACGCCAAGGATACGCTGCTGGAGTACGCCAGCCTGGAGGCGATGATGGCGGCGATTCGCGCCTCCACCGAGCTGCAGCAGAGCCTGGTGGCGTGGATGAACCCAACGGCACGCTCCATCTATGACCACGACGGGTTCAAGGAACCGCACATCGGCAGCATCGGCATCGACCCTTATAACCTGCCGGAAAAGCCGGCCCCCGCCGAACTCGCCAGCTGCCACTGGGCCACGGGTGTGGATGAAAAGCTCTATGCCGCCAACCAGGCGTTGCGGGTGGCGCTGGCCGACGCGCAAAGCACCTCCACGGCAGAAAGCCGTTGGGCGCTGCTCGGCCAGGGCGCCTGGCTGCTGTTCGACGTGGCCAGCCTGGCGTTGCGTGGCCCGGTGGCATCGGCGGCATGGCTGGTGCAAACCCTCAGCGCCCTGGACAGCGATCTCGAGGCGGTGGCCCACAGTGACTATTTCAACCGGGACGCGGCCACGGTCGATCTGATCATCACCACCGGCATGACCTTGCTGCACGCGCACCTGCCCAAGGCTCCCCACGCCGATGCGCAGCCTTTACCCGGTGCGGCGGCGTTCACGCAAGCACCGGCCCAGGATGGCCGTTACCAGGCGCTCAAGGTCGTGCCGAGCCAAGGCCGGGTCACGTCACCTGGGCCCTTGGCATGGCCAGAGCCAGTGGTGGGCGACGCAGCCGTTGTGGACTTCAGTTGGCGTGGCAACCAGGGCTTCAACGACTTGCCGCCCTCGCGGCGCAAGGCGTTGATGGCCATGCGCTCGAACGTGGCACTCGCAGGTGAGCAGCCACAGGCATCAGGGGTTTACCGGGTGGCTGGGCAGGACTGCGTGCCGATGCTGGGCGAAGTGTTTGCCGTGAGCGCATCGGACGACGGCATCCGCGTGGTCGACCCGGCGGGTGGGCATGGCCCTTACTTGTCCTACGAGGCGGGCGCCTGGCGTGTCGATACCCGGCTGCGCTTGCGCGGTGGCATGCCCAAGGCTTCCCTGGAAAAGCAGTTCAACAGGATGCTCACGCAGATCGACCGGCTGACCCTGGAATCGAACCAGGCGGCGGGAGTTCTCAAGCCAACCCTTGATGAAGCGCTGGTATTGCAACGCAAGCACGATCAGCTCTGCGTGCTCGAGGCTGCGGAGCGAAAGCGTCGCCTGGACGCCGAAATGACAGGCGACACCTGCTTCGACAAGGTCGGCTCCGACCGCCTGATGACCAGCTACCAGGCACGACTCGCCGAGTTGAACACGGCGTTGAAGGCAAAGCGGCTCGAGGCGCTGTCGGCGCTGGAAGCGGTCATGGCGCCCGATCGCAAGCAGATCGCCCAGATCAAGGTGATGCTCGAGCCCAAGTATGGTCGCTACCGGCAGCATGGCGCGGGCGCGCTCCTCGATGGCCAGTTGAACCTGCTCACGCAGTCGACGATTCGTAACGCCGATTTCGCGCTGACCGAACTCTATACGCTGGCCGACTACGCGCACATCAGTGAGATGCGCAAACAGTTCAGGGGAAAGTACCTTTTCGAAGTGGCGGAGCACTATCGGCAATTTCGTAACGAACTCATCGATCTCTGCGAGATCAACGAGCGGGTGCTTGCTTTGCACGGCGAGCTCGACGTGCTGCTGCTCGGCGTGCCGGATACCCTGAATGTCAGCGCCACGACGACGGCCCGCAGCGTGGCGCAGTTGATCATGGGGCGGCGCTTCACCACGATCGATTTGCGTTTCCAGCACGTGTTGAACCTCGCGGAGGCCGCGTTGCGGCTGGAGTCCAGGAGCATGCCGCGGCGCTTGTTGAGGTTCCAGCGGGGGCTGGTCAACCCTGCGCTGAATCGCGCCTCCTCGGCGCATGGGGATTCGTTGAAGGCCAACCTGTCGGCGGCCGACCGGATCAGCATCCTGCAAGAGGCCTGGGACGTGTACACCGCCGCGATCGTACACAGCCTGCACATCGAGCCCCAGGCCGGCGAGTTGCTCGACCCCGTGATGCTGCGCCGCTACCGGGCTCACATGATCCTGCTCAAGGAGGACGCGGGGCGCCGCTTGGTCGATGCCATCGCCGAGCAGGACGGTGCGCCGACGTCCAGCGGGCGCGTGCCTTACCCCGTCGCCCAGGAGCCCAAGCGGATAATTCGCAATGACGACGGCCAGTTGCTCATCGCCACCGAGGTAGACCACGAAGGACGGGTTGTCCTGGAGGTGCGCCAGTCGATCACCGACAAGGTCTTGCAGGTGTTCGAGCGCAAAGGGGATGCCTGGGTCGAGCGTGTTGAGGACGCGCCCGCGCCCAGCGTGCAGCCAGGCCCATCGATTGACGTCGCTGCGCAGGTCAAGGCGCTGCTCGCGGACCACCAGGACCTGCTCGACGCCGCCCAGGCGTATGTGCAGGACGATGTCAGTGGCGCGCTGCTGGATCGCCTGCTCAGTGAGCAGGTGAAGGTGTTGGAGCAAGCCTTGGCAGGCTTCGCCGAGCAGGGGGCGCAGGCGACGGCTACCGCCCCGCTGAGAAAGGCCTTGGAGGCCTTGAAGACTTACCGGGTCGAACAGTTGACCCTGCTCTACGGCAAGACCCCATACCCCACGGCCAAGGGGTTGCGCTTCCTGCATGAGCAGCAACTGATCAAGGTCGAGTACGTGCGGCGCGAGAGCTCGGTCAACACCAGCCCGTTCGATGAGTTCAAGATCGTGCGTCTGAACGCGCCGGCTGGCAGCAAGGGTCGCCCGCTTTGGGCCGCGCATTTCCACTTGCCGTCGCAAGCGGCAAACCTGGCGGACTTCACCCACGCCCACCTCAAGCTCTGGAGCCAACGCTTGTTGGGCCGGCAGTACGAGGCCGCCAGCGGTCAGCGGGTGCACCGCGGGCGTCTGGAGCAGGCCGATGTGCAGGGCATCATCCCGCTGACCTGA